The Cyanobacteriota bacterium region CCGTAGGGTTGGCTGCTTAATTCCTCTCTCCCTAGTTAAGATTTGATCCTGTTCCTCATCAGACAACACGGCTATCAAGAACAGTCATGCTTTGGATGCTATCTGAATTCAACAGCCCTCTGGCCCACAGAAGCTGTGTCCATACAAGACCTCTGCATCACACATGTAGATAATGCCTGCATAGTCCAAGAAAAACTTCTCTGCAACATGATCCGCAATCTTCTGAGCCATAATTCGATCGTGGGTGAGCACTTCAAACTTGACATTCACTGTAGTGTCAGAAACGCTAGGTTGCCCTGACGATCGCACGTTGCGACTGCCTTTACCACCGGTTTCCATCACCGTGTAACCAGTTGCCCCAGCTTCCTCGATGATCTGGGCAATCTTTTTCAACAGAATCTTTTCTGAAATAATGACGAGCTTTTTGGCTGGCTTAGCCATCTTGGTTGCCTCCTCAAAGATTTACATTATAGTCACTTGGCCTGCCGGGCTAAGAGAGAGTGCCGACAGGCCATGATCTGTGTGGGATTAGCCAGCACCTAACGTCTGGGCAAGCCCGAGGAAAAATGGAATACAAAGGCCGATCGCAACTGGTGTACCAATGGCTGTAGAAGCACCGATATAGGCAGAGGGATTAGCCGATGGGATGCCGGCTCGCAGTGTGGGCGGGCCTGAAATGTCTGAACTGGAGGCAGCAATGACCGCTAGCACTACAACACCCCCTAGACTAAAGCCTGTGGCATAGTGGGCAATCATACCAAGACCGAAGGCGATAAGCCCATGCACAAACGGTGCCACTACACTGTACACGACATACCAGTGAGCTACCTTGCGCAGTTCGTTTAGCCTCGACCAAGCCTCCATACCCATGACCAGCATCAGAATTGAAAGCAAGCCACGAAAGGCAGGATCGTAGAAACCCTTGTAGACGCTTTCTGGCCTTGCGAACAGGCCAAGTGCAAGACCTAACAACATTGCAGACAAGGCTGGCCCCTGGAGACTTTCCTGGACGATCGGCCAGATCTTAACCCGACTATCCACAGACCGTTGCCTGCTCAGATACTCCTGTCGAGTGCTAGGATAACTCTGCTGATCAGGATAATCACCTGCCGCCACAGGCTGCCTGCTGAGTGACTCTTGCATGGCTGATTGAGCCTGCTCTTTGCGCTTCATGTTATTGAGATAAACATTAGCCACCACAATTGCAGTCACAAGTGCCGGAATATCCATAAAGGGATAGAGTGCACCAGCCCATGCCTCGAACTTGATGTTCTGCTCTTCTAGGGCTGTTATGGCAGCCGCCATTGTAGAACCACTCACAGCACCAAACAGTCCCCCAGTCGCAAGCGCATCCAGGGTTTTGACCTTGGGTAGCTTGGCTAATGTATAGCGTGCAATGAATACGATCAGAATCCCCACTAATACAGAAAACGCCGCGGGTAAGATCATTTCCGTTAGATTGGAATTGCGGATTGCAATGCCACCAGTCAGGCCGATTTTGGTCAACAGCATGAAGATTATGATCTTGACGATCGACTCTGGAATTTGCAGTTGACTACCAAAGGCAGCAATAAAGATCCCGCCGATCAAAAAGCTGAGTGTTGGAGATTGTAACTGCTTAATGAAGTCCATTAAAAAATTGGACAAAAGATCCACAAATACCTCCTTGTGCCTCCCCTAATGAGGAATGTTGCTATGAGTGAACTAGATGAACTTTTAAGAGATAAATAGGTTAAGAGCGAAGCGCTTCACCCCCGTAACACAGGTATTGCATAAGAACCCATGAATTAGGT contains the following coding sequences:
- a CDS encoding sodium-dependent bicarbonate transport family permease; its protein translation is MDLLSNFLMDFIKQLQSPTLSFLIGGIFIAAFGSQLQIPESIVKIIIFMLLTKIGLTGGIAIRNSNLTEMILPAAFSVLVGILIVFIARYTLAKLPKVKTLDALATGGLFGAVSGSTMAAAITALEEQNIKFEAWAGALYPFMDIPALVTAIVVANVYLNNMKRKEQAQSAMQESLSRQPVAAGDYPDQQSYPSTRQEYLSRQRSVDSRVKIWPIVQESLQGPALSAMLLGLALGLFARPESVYKGFYDPAFRGLLSILMLVMGMEAWSRLNELRKVAHWYVVYSVVAPFVHGLIAFGLGMIAHYATGFSLGGVVVLAVIAASSSDISGPPTLRAGIPSANPSAYIGASTAIGTPVAIGLCIPFFLGLAQTLGAG